One Halarcobacter ebronensis genomic window carries:
- a CDS encoding ABC transporter ATP-binding protein, which produces MIKIDIKKELHGSTGKMTLDVDLEIKSGDFIALAGVSGSGKTTLLRILSGLEEAKGTLKIDNEVWLDEKFCIPPQKRKIGFVFQDYALFPNMSVIENLLYAKKDKELANKLLEMTELKELAKRYPSSLSGGQKQRVSLCRALMNRPKLLLMDEPLSALDPNMRTKLQNEILQLHKEFETTTIMVSHDPSEIYRLSNRVIMLSQGRVVKDGKAKDVLLKTTGSAKFSLEGELLDIKKVDVIYIAIVAIGQQIVEVVIDNDEAKDLKIGQSVSVSTKAFAPMIKQN; this is translated from the coding sequence ATGATAAAAATAGATATTAAAAAAGAGCTACATGGTTCAACAGGAAAGATGACTTTAGATGTAGATTTAGAGATTAAAAGTGGAGATTTTATAGCTCTAGCAGGAGTTAGTGGGAGTGGTAAAACAACACTTCTTAGAATACTTTCTGGTCTTGAAGAAGCAAAAGGAACTCTTAAAATTGATAATGAAGTTTGGCTTGATGAAAAGTTTTGTATCCCTCCTCAAAAAAGGAAAATTGGTTTTGTTTTTCAAGATTATGCACTTTTTCCTAATATGAGCGTAATAGAGAATCTTTTATATGCAAAAAAAGATAAAGAACTTGCAAATAAACTTCTTGAGATGACTGAGTTAAAAGAGTTGGCAAAAAGATATCCAAGTAGTTTAAGTGGGGGACAAAAACAAAGAGTTAGTCTTTGTAGAGCTTTAATGAATAGACCAAAACTACTTTTGATGGATGAACCACTTTCAGCTCTTGATCCAAATATGAGAACAAAACTTCAAAATGAGATTTTACAACTGCATAAAGAGTTTGAAACCACAACAATTATGGTAAGCCATGATCCAAGTGAAATATATAGATTAAGTAATAGAGTGATAATGCTAAGTCAAGGTAGAGTTGTAAAAGATGGTAAAGCAAAAGATGTACTACTTAAAACAACAGGAAGTGCAAAATTCTCTTTAGAAGGGGAACTCCTTGATATAAAAAAAGTGGATGTAATTTATATTGCAATTGTAGCTATTGGACAACAAATTGTTGAAGTAGTTATAGATAATGATGAAGCAAAAGATTTAAAAATAGGACAAAGTGTTAGTGTAAGCACTAAGGCTTTTGCTCCTATGATAAAACAAAATTAA
- the modB gene encoding molybdate ABC transporter permease subunit — MIDILRNIEFGPFLLSFKLAGITTLILFVIAMPLSWYLSQTKSKFKPYMEALTALPIVLPPSVLGFYILWALSHNSPLGKFFEDILGYKLVFNFTGLVIASCFYSLPFMVQPLQSGFESVSKNMLEASYISGKGKMQTLLKVALPNIKPSLMTAIIVTFAHTVGEFGVVLMVGGSIPDETKVASVAIYEFVEIMDYTAAHIYSGIMVIISFFVLLSVYIFNHKQNKKFGGI, encoded by the coding sequence ATGATTGATATTTTAAGAAATATAGAGTTTGGTCCTTTTCTGCTATCTTTTAAACTTGCAGGAATAACAACTTTGATTTTGTTTGTAATTGCGATGCCTCTTAGCTGGTACTTATCACAAACAAAATCAAAATTTAAACCATATATGGAAGCTTTAACAGCACTTCCAATTGTATTGCCCCCTTCTGTTTTAGGTTTTTATATTCTTTGGGCTTTATCACATAACTCTCCTTTGGGGAAATTTTTTGAGGATATTTTAGGTTACAAACTTGTATTTAACTTTACAGGTCTTGTAATTGCTAGTTGTTTTTATTCTCTTCCTTTTATGGTGCAACCTTTGCAAAGCGGCTTTGAAAGTGTTAGTAAAAATATGTTAGAGGCTAGTTATATTAGTGGGAAAGGTAAAATGCAAACCCTGTTAAAAGTTGCCTTACCAAATATAAAACCCTCTTTAATGACTGCCATAATTGTAACTTTTGCACATACAGTTGGAGAGTTTGGTGTTGTTTTAATGGTAGGAGGAAGTATTCCAGATGAGACAAAAGTTGCTTCTGTTGCAATTTATGAATTTGTTGAAATCATGGATTATACAGCAGCTCACATCTATAGTGGAATCATGGTAATAATTAGCTTTTTTGTACTTTTAAGTGTCTATATTTTTAACCATAAACAAAATAAAAAATTTGGTGGTATTTAA
- a CDS encoding TOBE domain-containing protein: protein MNKIVATISKIHNIENLNIVEFESEGMKLKMMSLDLKENTKVGQSVFLTVKPTHIAVAKNLSGDLSYSNQIESKVFKMDEGELLSVIYAKASEIELQSIITTDSAKRMNIKIGDKLTLLIKASDLSILEVIDD, encoded by the coding sequence ATGAATAAAATAGTTGCGACTATTTCAAAAATTCACAATATTGAAAACCTCAATATTGTGGAGTTTGAATCAGAGGGTATGAAACTTAAAATGATGAGTTTAGATTTAAAAGAGAATACAAAAGTTGGTCAAAGTGTATTTTTAACAGTTAAACCAACTCATATTGCAGTTGCAAAAAATTTAAGTGGTGACTTAAGTTACTCAAATCAAATAGAATCAAAAGTTTTTAAAATGGATGAAGGTGAACTTTTAAGTGTTATTTATGCAAAAGCTTCTGAGATTGAACTGCAAAGTATAATTACTACTGACTCAGCAAAAAGAATGAATATAAAAATTGGAGATAAACTTACTCTACTGATAAAAGCAAGTGATCTCTCAATATTGGAAGTGATTGATGATTGA
- the modA gene encoding molybdate ABC transporter substrate-binding protein, with protein MKKILLVVSLLISGAFADKLNVAIAANVSYAIGELKAEFNKIYPDIEIHETLTSSGKLTAQIKNGAPFDIFMSANMKFPDALYADGLAVTKPVVYAQGSLAYLSSKQLDYSKGIDLVTGSDIKKIAIANPKTAPYGKAAVEAMTNGKVYDKVKANLVFAESISQTVTYALTATDVGFIAKSTLYSDKMKEYKKGVNWEDVDPKLYTPINQGIVLLKKAENNPEAKAFYDFMLSEKAKKILLEYGYLVP; from the coding sequence ATTAAAAAGATTTTATTAGTAGTTTCACTATTAATTAGTGGTGCGTTTGCAGATAAATTAAATGTTGCTATTGCAGCAAATGTAAGTTATGCTATTGGTGAGCTTAAAGCTGAGTTTAATAAAATCTATCCAGATATTGAAATCCATGAAACATTAACAAGTAGTGGAAAATTAACTGCTCAGATTAAGAATGGTGCTCCATTTGATATCTTTATGTCAGCAAATATGAAATTCCCAGACGCACTATATGCTGATGGTTTAGCCGTAACTAAACCTGTAGTTTATGCACAAGGTTCTTTAGCATATTTAAGTAGCAAACAACTTGACTACTCTAAAGGGATAGACTTAGTAACAGGATCAGATATTAAAAAAATTGCAATTGCAAACCCTAAAACTGCTCCTTATGGAAAAGCTGCTGTTGAAGCTATGACAAATGGAAAAGTTTATGATAAAGTTAAAGCTAACTTAGTATTTGCAGAATCTATTTCTCAAACAGTTACTTATGCATTAACTGCTACTGATGTTGGATTTATTGCAAAATCAACACTTTATAGCGACAAAATGAAAGAGTATAAAAAAGGTGTAAATTGGGAAGATGTAGATCCAAAACTATATACTCCAATTAACCAAGGAATAGTATTACTTAAAAAAGCAGAAAATAATCCAGAGGCAAAAGCATTTTATGACTTTATGTTAAGTGAAAAAGCTAAAAAAATACTTCTTGAATATGGATACTTAGTTCCATGA
- a CDS encoding TOBE domain-containing protein: protein MEISSSLTLELLNQPFLLEKRIDLLFAIKKCGSISQAAKEVPMSYKKAWEAVNTMNNLSSNPVVHTETGGKGGGGTNLTKYGENLLKTYLVLKEEHKKFLDNLKNMADIDTGTLKNIGRLAMQISARNQISGVVEYINEGRVNAEVYIRLKSGYTLVSTITKGAVTNLGLHVGDEATAIFKSSTVLLTTDFTLNISARNKFQGTIESIHEGEVNTEVIITIGGSDKIASVITSSSVKALGLEEGTKVSAVIKASDIIIGK, encoded by the coding sequence GTGGAAATATCATCAAGTTTAACTTTAGAGTTATTAAATCAACCCTTCTTATTGGAGAAGAGAATTGACCTTCTTTTTGCCATAAAAAAATGTGGTTCAATTAGTCAAGCTGCTAAAGAGGTTCCTATGAGTTATAAAAAAGCTTGGGAAGCTGTTAATACAATGAACAACCTCTCATCAAACCCTGTAGTTCATACTGAAACAGGAGGAAAAGGTGGTGGAGGAACAAACTTAACTAAATATGGAGAGAATCTTCTAAAAACTTATCTTGTATTAAAAGAGGAACACAAAAAATTTCTTGATAACCTAAAAAATATGGCTGATATTGACACTGGAACCTTAAAAAACATTGGGAGATTGGCAATGCAAATAAGTGCAAGAAATCAAATTAGCGGAGTAGTCGAATATATAAATGAAGGACGCGTTAATGCAGAAGTATATATTAGGCTAAAAAGTGGTTACACACTTGTATCTACAATTACAAAAGGTGCAGTGACTAACTTAGGTCTTCATGTTGGAGATGAAGCCACTGCTATATTTAAATCAAGCACAGTATTACTAACAACCGATTTCACTCTAAACATTAGTGCTAGAAATAAATTTCAAGGAACTATTGAGAGTATTCATGAAGGGGAAGTGAACACAGAAGTAATTATAACCATTGGCGGAAGCGATAAAATTGCATCTGTTATCACTTCAAGTTCTGTTAAAGCCTTAGGCTTAGAAGAGGGTACTAAAGTTAGCGCCGTTATAAAAGCAAGTGACATAATCATTGGTAAATAG
- the nifK gene encoding nitrogenase molybdenum-iron protein subunit beta has protein sequence MQDVENIVNGQKLFLKPEYQAVFENKKQFEGTTGAVDPKKVEEIAEWTKSWDYREKNLSREAITINPAKACQPLGAVMVGLGFEDTMPYVHGSHGCVAYFRSYFTRHFKEPTPCVSDSMSESAAVFGGLANMKDGLRNCNALYKPKMIAVSTTCMAEVIGDDLNAFVIGAREEAEGELDNIEIPYAHTPSFVGSHITGYDNMMKSILEQLNPPKAEAKDEERINIIPGFEPYIGSLREIKKISKLFGDKIIMIGDHEDQWDTGAGEYKLYAGGTTIADTKTAINAKATISLQKYSTVSTAKTIKNKWKQDYVTCNPIGLSGTDEFVMKLSELTGKEVPEELKVQRARLVDAMQDSYPYMHGKKIAIWGDPDFLLGMVSFLVEMGSIPTHVVCNNAPRKGWEDEMKAILAKSNSANECNLWPNKDLWALRSLLFTEPVDFMIGNVYGKELYRDTGIPLIRIGFPIFDRHHLHRYSISGYEGALNLLTWITNAILDQLDEETKGIAKTDYFFDAVR, from the coding sequence ATGCAAGACGTAGAAAATATAGTAAACGGACAAAAACTATTTTTAAAACCAGAATATCAAGCGGTTTTTGAAAATAAAAAACAATTTGAAGGAACAACAGGTGCTGTTGATCCTAAAAAAGTAGAAGAGATTGCTGAGTGGACTAAATCTTGGGATTATAGAGAGAAAAACTTAAGCCGAGAAGCAATTACAATTAACCCAGCTAAAGCTTGTCAACCATTAGGTGCAGTTATGGTTGGATTAGGTTTCGAAGATACAATGCCTTACGTTCATGGTTCTCATGGGTGTGTTGCATACTTCAGATCATATTTTACTAGACACTTTAAAGAGCCAACTCCTTGTGTATCTGACTCAATGTCTGAATCTGCGGCTGTTTTCGGTGGATTAGCAAATATGAAAGATGGTTTAAGAAACTGTAATGCTTTATATAAACCAAAAATGATCGCTGTATCTACTACATGTATGGCAGAGGTTATTGGGGATGACTTAAATGCATTCGTTATTGGTGCAAGAGAAGAGGCTGAAGGGGAATTAGATAATATCGAAATTCCTTACGCTCATACTCCATCATTTGTTGGATCACATATTACTGGTTACGACAATATGATGAAATCAATTTTAGAGCAATTAAATCCTCCAAAAGCTGAAGCTAAAGATGAAGAGAGAATTAATATTATCCCTGGGTTTGAACCATATATCGGTTCTCTAAGAGAGATTAAAAAAATCTCTAAACTTTTCGGTGACAAAATCATTATGATTGGTGACCACGAAGATCAATGGGATACTGGTGCTGGTGAATATAAATTATATGCAGGTGGTACAACTATTGCAGATACAAAAACTGCAATTAATGCGAAAGCAACTATCTCATTACAAAAATATTCAACTGTATCAACAGCTAAAACTATTAAAAACAAATGGAAACAAGATTATGTAACTTGTAATCCAATTGGTTTAAGCGGAACAGATGAATTCGTTATGAAACTTTCTGAACTAACTGGTAAAGAGGTTCCTGAGGAATTAAAAGTTCAAAGAGCTAGATTAGTAGATGCAATGCAAGATTCATATCCATATATGCATGGTAAAAAAATTGCAATCTGGGGAGATCCTGACTTCTTATTAGGTATGGTTTCTTTCTTAGTTGAAATGGGTTCTATCCCAACTCACGTTGTATGTAATAATGCACCAAGAAAAGGTTGGGAAGATGAGATGAAAGCTATCTTAGCTAAATCTAATAGTGCAAATGAGTGTAATCTTTGGCCAAATAAAGACCTTTGGGCATTAAGATCATTACTATTTACTGAGCCAGTAGATTTCATGATAGGAAATGTTTATGGTAAAGAGCTTTATAGAGATACTGGTATTCCATTGATTAGAATTGGTTTCCCAATTTTCGATAGACACCACCTACATAGATACTCTATAAGTGGATACGAAGGTGCATTAAATCTATTAACATGGATTACAAATGCAATCTTAGATCAACTTGATGAAGAGACTAAAGGTATTGCAAAAACAGATTACTTCTTCGATGCAGTAAGATAA
- the nifD gene encoding nitrogenase molybdenum-iron protein alpha chain: protein MGPETLESLQNEAIEEVLAAYPAKAAKNRAKHLGVDAPEGVKGACDKTRSNKQTVPGVMSQRGCAYAGSKGVVWGPIKDMIHISHGPIGCGQYSRGGRRNYYIGTTGVDTFVTMNFSTDFNEKDIVFGGDKKLKKALEEIDSLFPLNNGISIQSECPIGLIGDDIQAVAKVHKKETGHQTVAVSCEGFRGVSQSLGHHIANDMIRDYVMPDTAFRKDYESTPYDVSIIGDYNIGGDAWATRLILEEMGLRVISQWSGDASYKEMANGPKAKLNLLHCYRSMNYISRHMEQEFGIPWMEYNFFGPSKTTESIRKIASFFDESIQEKAEAVIAKYTAMTDAVIAKYRPKLEGKKVMLYVGGLRPRHVIGAYEDLGMEVIGTGYEFAHGDDYKRTKHDIERSTLIYDDVNEYELEAFVKKLRPDLVAAGVKEKYVFQKMGLPFRQMHSWDYSGPYHGYDAFAIFARDMDLAMNSPVWGHSKAPWDKEA from the coding sequence ATGGGACCAGAAACATTAGAGAGTCTACAAAACGAAGCTATTGAGGAAGTACTAGCTGCTTATCCTGCAAAAGCTGCGAAGAACAGAGCGAAGCACTTGGGTGTAGATGCACCAGAAGGTGTTAAAGGTGCTTGTGATAAAACAAGATCAAACAAACAAACAGTTCCAGGTGTAATGTCGCAAAGAGGTTGTGCATATGCGGGATCTAAAGGGGTTGTTTGGGGACCAATTAAAGATATGATTCATATCTCTCACGGACCAATTGGATGTGGACAATATTCAAGAGGTGGTAGAAGAAACTATTATATTGGAACAACTGGTGTAGATACTTTTGTTACAATGAACTTCTCTACAGACTTCAATGAAAAAGACATCGTATTTGGAGGGGACAAAAAACTTAAAAAAGCTCTTGAAGAGATTGATTCGTTATTCCCACTAAACAACGGTATCTCTATCCAATCTGAGTGTCCAATTGGACTTATTGGTGATGATATCCAAGCTGTTGCAAAAGTGCATAAAAAAGAGACTGGTCATCAAACAGTTGCAGTTTCATGTGAAGGATTTAGAGGGGTTTCTCAATCTCTTGGTCACCACATTGCAAACGACATGATCAGAGACTACGTTATGCCAGATACTGCATTCAGAAAAGATTACGAATCAACGCCTTATGATGTATCAATTATTGGGGATTATAACATCGGTGGAGATGCTTGGGCAACAAGACTTATCTTAGAAGAGATGGGATTAAGAGTAATTTCTCAATGGTCAGGGGATGCATCTTATAAAGAGATGGCAAATGGACCAAAAGCTAAATTAAACTTACTTCACTGTTATAGATCTATGAACTATATTTCTAGACATATGGAACAAGAGTTTGGTATACCTTGGATGGAATATAACTTCTTTGGACCATCTAAAACAACTGAGTCTATTAGAAAAATTGCTTCATTTTTTGATGAATCAATTCAAGAAAAAGCAGAAGCTGTTATTGCTAAATATACTGCAATGACTGATGCTGTTATTGCTAAATATAGACCAAAATTAGAGGGTAAAAAAGTTATGCTTTATGTTGGTGGATTAAGACCAAGACACGTAATTGGAGCATACGAAGATTTAGGAATGGAAGTAATCGGTACTGGTTATGAGTTCGCTCACGGTGATGATTATAAAAGAACTAAACATGATATCGAAAGATCAACTCTAATTTATGATGATGTTAATGAGTATGAATTAGAAGCTTTCGTTAAAAAGTTAAGACCAGACTTAGTTGCTGCTGGGGTTAAAGAGAAATATGTATTCCAAAAAATGGGATTACCATTTAGACAAATGCACTCTTGGGATTACAGTGGTCCATACCATGGTTATGATGCTTTCGCAATTTTTGCTAGAGACATGGATTTAGCTATGAACTCACCAGTATGGGGACATTCTAAAGCTCCATGGGATAAAGAAGCGTAA
- the nifH gene encoding nitrogenase iron protein has protein sequence MSDLRQIAFYGKGGIGKSTTSQNTLAAMCHYYGKKILIVGCDPKADSTRLILHEKAQSTIMQLASEAGTVEDLELEDVCKPGADEFHPDNTEITEGYIMCTESGGPEPGVGCAGRGVITAINFLEEEGAYDDELDFVSYDVLGDVVCGGFAMPIREGKAQEIYIVMSGEMMAMYAANNISKGILKYANTGGVRLAGLVCNARMTDREYDLAKHLAQQIGTQMIHFVPRSNHVQRAELRRMTVVEFSPNSDQAMEYKELARKIIENDMKVIPAPLEMDDLENLLMEFGLEEEVEEGAVGQKEA, from the coding sequence ATGTCAGATTTAAGACAAATAGCGTTTTACGGAAAAGGTGGGATTGGTAAATCTACTACATCTCAAAACACATTAGCAGCAATGTGTCACTACTATGGTAAAAAAATTCTTATCGTTGGATGTGACCCAAAAGCGGATTCAACAAGATTAATCTTACACGAAAAAGCTCAATCAACAATTATGCAATTAGCTTCTGAAGCTGGAACAGTTGAAGATTTAGAGTTAGAAGATGTATGTAAACCAGGTGCAGATGAATTTCACCCAGATAATACTGAAATTACTGAGGGTTATATTATGTGTACTGAGTCTGGTGGACCAGAGCCAGGTGTTGGATGTGCAGGTAGAGGGGTTATTACTGCAATTAACTTTTTAGAAGAAGAGGGTGCTTATGATGACGAATTAGATTTCGTATCTTATGACGTTCTTGGAGACGTTGTTTGTGGTGGATTTGCTATGCCAATTAGAGAAGGTAAAGCACAAGAGATTTATATCGTAATGTCTGGGGAAATGATGGCTATGTATGCAGCTAACAACATTTCTAAAGGTATTTTAAAATATGCAAATACTGGTGGAGTTAGACTTGCTGGTTTAGTATGTAACGCGAGAATGACAGATAGAGAGTATGACCTAGCTAAACACTTAGCACAACAAATTGGTACTCAAATGATTCACTTTGTTCCAAGATCTAACCACGTTCAAAGAGCTGAGTTAAGAAGAATGACAGTTGTTGAATTCTCACCAAACTCTGACCAAGCTATGGAATATAAAGAATTAGCTAGAAAAATCATTGAAAATGATATGAAAGTTATTCCAGCTCCATTAGAAATGGATGACCTAGAAAACCTATTAATGGAATTTGGACTTGAAGAAGAAGTAGAAGAGGGTGCAGTTGGACAAAAAGAAGCGTAA
- a CDS encoding phospholipase D-like domain-containing protein translates to MELSNLIIYALIILREFTIIFVLIHMIYKRREPSSMIAWLLFLILVPYLALVLYFIFGTRKVKSKYKKENISVNRKNHTSSTEEFEIYKSATNGKMELFFDYIESYNEFVKSINEAKKSIYICTYVFKYDSVTKEIISLLEEKAKQGLEVKILIDSLGSLYTYLFQSKFKTLKNLGAEIKFFMPIFQIPFRNYINLRNHRKIYIFDNQKVLSGGVNLSNEYFGKEYIKDRWEDILFSCKGSCVEDFFTIFASDWYYATKQRLSFDLIPIYEDGNDKIKVIPSGPDVKTDVLYETILNKIFMAKSRIWIVTPYFIPNETLTKALIIAKHKGVDVKLITPKHSNHILADLTRSSFLRELQDNYIDIMLYRGRMLHAKAILFDDKWAMVGSVNIDNRSLFLNYEVTTFVSSIESISKIETWMDELVENSIIGINSASHARVLVENLMRIVAPQI, encoded by the coding sequence TTGGAGCTCTCAAACCTTATTATATATGCTCTTATTATATTAAGAGAATTTACTATTATTTTTGTACTTATTCATATGATATATAAAAGAAGAGAACCAAGCAGTATGATTGCTTGGCTTCTATTTCTTATTTTAGTTCCTTACTTAGCCCTTGTTCTATACTTTATTTTTGGAACAAGAAAGGTAAAAAGTAAATATAAAAAAGAGAATATCTCCGTAAATAGAAAAAACCACACAAGTAGTACTGAAGAGTTTGAAATATATAAAAGTGCAACAAATGGGAAGATGGAACTCTTTTTTGACTATATAGAATCTTATAATGAGTTTGTAAAATCAATTAATGAAGCAAAAAAGAGTATCTATATCTGCACCTATGTTTTTAAATATGATAGTGTAACAAAAGAGATAATCTCTTTACTAGAAGAGAAAGCAAAACAGGGGCTAGAAGTAAAAATATTAATAGACTCTTTGGGTTCTTTATATACATATCTTTTTCAAAGTAAATTTAAAACCCTAAAAAATTTAGGAGCAGAGATAAAGTTTTTTATGCCAATTTTCCAAATACCTTTTAGAAACTATATAAATTTAAGAAACCATAGAAAGATATATATTTTTGATAATCAAAAGGTTTTAAGTGGTGGAGTCAATCTTTCAAATGAGTATTTTGGAAAAGAGTATATTAAAGATAGATGGGAAGATATACTTTTCTCTTGTAAAGGCTCTTGTGTGGAAGATTTTTTTACTATCTTTGCTTCAGATTGGTATTATGCAACAAAACAGAGATTAAGTTTTGATTTGATTCCAATATATGAAGATGGAAATGATAAGATAAAAGTTATTCCAAGTGGACCTGATGTTAAAACTGATGTTTTATATGAGACAATTTTAAATAAAATCTTTATGGCAAAAAGTAGAATTTGGATTGTAACTCCATATTTTATTCCAAATGAAACCCTTACAAAAGCTTTGATAATAGCAAAACATAAAGGGGTTGACGTAAAACTTATAACTCCAAAACACTCAAATCATATTTTGGCAGATTTAACAAGAAGCTCTTTTTTGCGAGAGTTGCAAGATAACTATATAGATATTATGTTATATAGAGGCAGAATGTTACATGCGAAAGCTATTTTATTTGATGATAAATGGGCAATGGTTGGAAGTGTAAATATAGATAATAGAAGTCTTTTTCTAAACTATGAAGTTACAACTTTTGTCTCTTCTATTGAAAGTATCTCTAAAATTGAGACTTGGATGGATGAACTTGTTGAAAACTCTATTATAGGTATAAATAGTGCATCCCATGCAAGAGTTCTTGTTGAAAACTTAATGAGAATAGTTGCTCCTCAAATATAA
- a CDS encoding endonuclease/exonuclease/phosphatase family protein — protein MLKPNKTVTLFKHQEINSINSLNILCWNVAKLTKKEEFKTFFKELVKKEALNYFVLQEVKSDINFSLEVFDSYSYVLSPNIQTKKSIYGVMNLFSISCSDSYSLLTQKRELKLATHKTVLITKHIINDKSVMVVNIHALNFVPLKDFEYELNLLKKELLNYSDALIVAGDFNTWNKKRVELLNSFCKELFLKQAISSDEKDIKKIFKNSLDYIFFRGLTFEYSKVINTSLSDHNPIIASFII, from the coding sequence ATGTTAAAACCAAACAAAACAGTAACTCTTTTTAAACATCAAGAGATAAATAGTATAAATAGCTTAAATATTCTTTGTTGGAATGTGGCTAAACTTACAAAAAAAGAGGAGTTTAAAACCTTTTTTAAAGAGTTAGTCAAAAAAGAGGCTTTAAACTATTTTGTTTTGCAAGAGGTAAAGAGTGATATAAACTTTAGTTTGGAAGTTTTTGACTCTTACTCTTATGTTCTCTCTCCTAATATTCAAACTAAAAAGAGTATTTATGGGGTTATGAATCTTTTTTCTATCTCATGTAGTGATAGTTACTCTTTACTTACTCAAAAAAGGGAATTAAAACTTGCAACCCATAAGACAGTTTTGATAACAAAACATATAATAAATGATAAAAGTGTAATGGTTGTAAATATTCATGCTTTAAATTTTGTCCCTTTAAAGGATTTTGAGTATGAGTTGAATCTTTTAAAAAAAGAGTTGCTAAACTATTCTGATGCTTTGATTGTTGCAGGGGATTTTAATACTTGGAATAAAAAAAGAGTAGAACTGTTAAATAGTTTTTGCAAAGAGCTGTTTTTAAAACAAGCCATCTCAAGTGATGAAAAAGATATAAAAAAGATTTTTAAAAATAGTTTGGATTATATATTTTTTAGGGGTTTGACTTTTGAATACTCAAAGGTAATTAACACCTCTTTATCAGATCACAATCCTATAATTGCATCATTTATTATATAA
- a CDS encoding MOSC domain-containing protein: MKLKSIAIGEPKSYFRGEKEFESAYKKDIFLKKVRVTKLGLEGDFQVDKRFHGGEDKAIHFGSTLHLDKNPDFDKLFVGCNIFVDEIDEDSIYVGDVYKVGECLIEVTQPRQPCWKIGALFGKEPNRYIVKNSATGWYVRVLNEGVINEEDKMVLEKRVSTFSIKELSFYLKNPPKEKELISIILNTKALAETYKNDFKRAIML, encoded by the coding sequence ATGAAACTTAAATCTATCGCAATAGGTGAACCTAAAAGTTATTTTAGAGGTGAAAAAGAGTTTGAAAGTGCCTATAAAAAAGATATTTTTTTAAAAAAAGTTAGAGTTACAAAACTTGGATTAGAGGGTGATTTTCAAGTTGATAAAAGATTTCACGGAGGAGAAGATAAAGCTATTCATTTTGGCTCAACACTACATTTAGATAAAAATCCAGATTTTGATAAGCTCTTTGTAGGCTGTAATATTTTTGTTGATGAGATAGATGAAGATAGTATTTATGTTGGAGATGTTTATAAAGTAGGAGAGTGTTTAATAGAAGTTACACAACCAAGACAACCTTGTTGGAAAATTGGAGCTCTTTTTGGAAAAGAGCCAAATAGATATATTGTAAAAAACAGTGCAACAGGATGGTATGTAAGAGTTTTAAATGAGGGTGTAATAAATGAAGAAGATAAAATGGTTTTAGAAAAAAGAGTATCAACTTTTTCAATAAAAGAGCTATCTTTTTATCTTAAAAATCCACCTAAAGAAAAAGAGCTTATAAGCATTATTTTAAATACTAAAGCTTTGGCAGAAACTTATAAAAATGATTTTAAAAGGGCAATTATGCTTTAA